One genomic segment of Deltaproteobacteria bacterium includes these proteins:
- a CDS encoding 4Fe-4S binding protein codes for MEWSKEAKEALKRVPFFVRKRVKSKVEEEALRLGDDLVTLEHVNSCKKRFLRRMEEEVKGYQVETCFGPGGCPNRAVNSNGMAADMERLLASRNIREFLETRVAGALKFHHEFRISISDCPNACSRPQIVDIGLIGAVKPRVGTAPCTECGSCVEVCRESAISLGDGGPRLSDDRCLYCGACITACPTGTLEEATKGFRVLLGGKLGRHPRLGEEIPGIHGFEYIPEILKRCLDHYLEHCREGERFGVILQRTGLHFLEKG; via the coding sequence TTGGAGTGGAGCAAAGAAGCAAAAGAGGCACTAAAACGGGTTCCTTTCTTTGTCCGAAAAAGGGTGAAGTCAAAGGTGGAAGAAGAGGCCTTGCGGCTCGGAGATGATCTGGTGACCCTGGAGCATGTGAATTCGTGCAAGAAGCGGTTCCTCCGGCGCATGGAAGAAGAGGTCAAGGGGTATCAGGTGGAGACCTGCTTTGGGCCTGGGGGCTGCCCGAACCGGGCGGTGAACTCGAACGGCATGGCAGCGGATATGGAACGGCTGCTGGCCTCGAGAAACATAAGGGAATTCCTGGAAACGAGGGTGGCCGGGGCCCTGAAATTCCACCATGAGTTCCGCATTTCCATTTCCGATTGTCCCAATGCCTGCTCCCGGCCGCAGATCGTGGACATCGGCCTTATCGGAGCCGTGAAACCACGGGTGGGAACTGCACCCTGCACCGAATGCGGGTCGTGTGTGGAGGTATGCAGGGAATCCGCTATATCCTTGGGAGACGGTGGTCCTCGACTTTCGGATGACCGATGCCTATATTGCGGTGCCTGTATAACCGCCTGTCCCACCGGAACCCTTGAGGAAGCGACTAAAGGTTTTCGGGTACTTCTCGGGGGCAAACTCGGGCGGCATCCAAGGCTGGGGGAGGAAATTCCAGGGATCCACGGGTTCGAATATATCCCGGAAATCCTTAAGCGATGTCTGGACCATTACCTGGAACACTGCAGGGAAGGGGAACGTTTCGGGGTGATCCTTCAGAGAACCGGACTTCATTTTCTGGAGAAAGGGTGA